The nucleotide sequence AAGCATCGACCAGTCGTATCAAACATTGCGGAGAATAATAAGAATCTAGTAATACATCTTGTCGTGAAGAACATTCGGTTTCCCCATCATCATCACCTGCGCAACCTACCAGAAATACCAATAAAAATAAATATCGCAAAGTAACCTTCATAAAGTATTGTTTAATAGATAGATACCTAAAATACTAAATGGTTGCGTAACTATACAAAAATAATTTGCGTTAGGGATTGCAGTGAAAATCCTTTTGGGAGGCACGAGCAAAAGATTGTAGCGTAAAGCCCGGCCGCAGGCAACGCCCAAAAATGTTATTTATCTTAGAAAGTTTGAAGCAATTATATTAAGAGACGCAATGCGTGTTATAAACCGCGCTCTTTTTGGATGGTCTCGTAGGCTTCTTGCACTTTATCGAATTTTTCTCTGGCACCTTTTTTATAGGCTTCATCCATATCCAAAAGTTTATCGGGATGATATTTTTTGACCATTTTTCGGTAAGCTTTTTTCACTTCGGCATCTGATGCTGATTTCTCGATTTCCAAAATTTTGTAAGCATTCTCTGGCGATTGCTTAAAGAACATCGCTTTTATACTCTCAAAATCTTTAGCGCCAATTTTTAGAAAACTGGCTATTTGCTGAATCATATTTGCCTCTGCACTACTTACCGTGCCGTCGGCCTGAGCTATCCCGAATAGAAAATGAGTGATTTGTAATCGTGTTGGATATTGGGTGCGGCTGGCTAAATACTGAGAAATGCGGGAAGCCGATAATTGTCTATCTTTAATTACATCGTTAAAAGTTCTAAAGGTTGCGTTGGCACGCTCTTTCCCATAGGCACGCACAAAATAAGAACGTACGTAATCGAGTTCACTTTGAGAGACTTTCCCATCGGCCTTAATAACCAGTGCACATAGCGAAAGTAAATTGAGTTCGAAATCGCCGGGAGATACCTTAGATTCCTGTTTTCCCATCATGGATTGTAGAAAACCACCGCTATTACGGTTCCAATTATCTAAAAGTGTCCCAATAATAAATCCTAGGATCGCTCCCGGAAATCGCATGTACATAAAACCTAAAACAGCTAGAAGCCACTTTATCATAGATTGCAAATTTTTAGCAAAGATAACATTTACAAAACTAAAAGCTTTTATTGTAAGGCACAGGTTTTCTACCCGACAACTTGATTAGAAATTTAGGTTTAAGCATTGATATTCATTAAGCTGAACTTAATTTAATATCTTTGTATCTAATAACGTTTAATATAAATAATTACAATATATGTATCCAGCAGATTTAGTAAAACCAATGCGAGAAGATCTTACAAGCATAGGTTTTGAAGAATTACATACCGTAGAAGATGTTGAAGCGGCAATGAAAAAAGACGGCACTACGCTTGTTGTAGTAAATTCGGTTTGTGGATGTGCTGCAGCGAATGCAAGACCAGGAGCTAGAATGTCTTTACAAAATGCAAAAAAACCAGATAATCTTTTTACTGTTTTTGCAGGTGTAGATCGTGAAGCTACAGATTTAGCTCGTGGATTTATGGTACCATTCCCACCATCTTCTCCATCAATGGCTTTATTTAAAGATGGCGAATTAGTGCACATGTTAGAGCGCCATCACATTGAAGGTCGTCCTGCTGAAATGATTGCAGAAAACCTTACCGGTGCTTACGATGAGTTCTGCTAGATAGAATTCACATTAAAAATATCAAAAACCGACATTCAAGATGTCGGTTTTTTTTGTTTATAACGCAACCTTTTTTAAGAGCTGCATCTAAAAAATATATGAAAAAATTAGTGCGTATACTATCGCTTTTTAGTTTGGTCTCTTGTGCAGATGATGATGCAGATAGAGCTGTATTTGAAATGCAATTGCAGGAACAATTTGAAGCTATTGAGCAATTTGCTATTTCTGGAAATTGCAGCGAAGATACAGATTGTGATTATCTACCTTATGGAAGAAAAGCTTGTGGTGGACCAGAAGGATTCGTAGTTTTTTCAACAAGCATTAATACTGAAGCCTTACAAGAAATGATTGAGGATTATAATGAGCTTAAAGTTGAATACTTCGAAAGGTTCGATAGCTTTTCAGATTGCAGTATTGTAAGTCCCAATTTTATCGCCGGCTGCCTGGATAATAAGTGTGCTAAGATGATCGAATAAGAAAACTACGGCTCATTTCCCTGTAAAAACTTATTTTTGTAGTTTTAAAATGAATAATGAAAAAACTACTATCCTATCCGTTAACGGTAATTTTTTATTTTTTCTTCTTTTTAACCCTACTAATATTTCATCCAATTCAATGGATTTCATTAAAATTAGGCGGTTATAAAGCGCACAAAAAAAGCGTAGACATTTTTAATTTCTTTCTTTTACGCTGCCTTAACTTATTGGGAACTAGAATCATTGTAGAAAACAAGCATAACATCCCGCTAGAACGACCTTGCATTTTTGTGGCCAATCACCAGGGAGTTTACGATATCCCGCCGATTATCTGGTATCTAAGAAATCACCACCCAAAATTTGTAAGTAAAAAAGAACTAGGTAAAGGAATTCCTAGTATTTCTTTCAACTTAAGACATGGCGGTTCTGTACTAATCGATCGTAAAAACAGAAGAGAAAGTTTACTCAAAATGGCCAAATTCGCCAAATATTTGAAAGAAACGAATCGATCTGCCGTAATTTTTCCTGAAGGAACCCGAAGCAGAACAGGACAGCCAAAAAAATTCGCTGCGAGTGGAATGCAAATGCTTTTTAAGCAAATGCCGAACGCACTGGTTGTTCCCATCACTATAAATAATTGTTGGCAACTACTAAAAAACGGAAGTTTCCCGCTTACGACAGGTGTTAAGCTACACATGAAGGTTCACGAACCAATAGAAATTAATACTAGCGATCCTGAAAGTCTGGTCGCTCTGGTAGAACGAACTATAATTACTGATATTAGATAATATGAAGAATGAGGATTTAATTATAGAAAATACCATTCAGTTTGTAAAAGATACCCTTAAAAATGCCGAAGGTGGGCATGATTGGTTTCATATACAGCGCGTGTTAAATACTGCTGAACTTATCGCTCAAACCGAGAATGCGAATTATTTTATAGTGCAACTTGGCGCTTTGCTTCACGACATAGCCGACTCGAAATTTCATAATGGCGATGAAACTGTGGGCCCTAATTTAGCTTCTGAATTTTTAGCCTCTCAAAATGTTTCTTCGGAAGTGATTGAGCATGTCGTTAATATAATTCAGAATATTTCATTTAAAGGTGGAAATATCGAACAACAATTTCATTCTGATGAATTGGATATCGTGCAAGATGCCGACCGTATTGATGCGCTTGGAGCGATAGGAATTGCCAGAACCTTTAATTACGGCGGCTTTAAAGGAAGATCGCTTTATGATCCAGAAATCGAACCGAAATTAAACATGACCAAAGAAGAATATAAAGCTTCTAACGCCCCAACAGTAAATCATTTTTACGAAAAATTATTATTACTGAAAGATCGCATGAATACTAAAACAGGTGCTGAAATTGCCCAAAAACGCCATGAATTTATGGAGCAGTTTTTAGATCAGTTTTATGCGGAGTGGGAAGGCTCAAAATAATAAAGCCAGTGCAAATTACACTGGCCATATTATCAAAATTATATTTACAGAAAGTTACCCTTTAACCGGGGCTACCTGTTCTACTTTCAGATGTTCTGCGAAAAATCCCATCATCGCTTTATACAAGTCTAATCGGTTTTCTTCTTTACCAAAGCCATGTCCTTCATCGTATTTTACCATATAAGGTACTTCAACGCCTTTTTCGCGAAGGGTTTCTACGATCTGGTCGGCTTCATTAATATTCACACGAGGATCATTAGCACCTTGCACCACAAACAATGGATGTTTTATTTTTTCTACTTGCAATGCAGGAGATATCTCGTCCATAATCGTTTTTTCTTCTGGAACTCCAGGATTATACCAGATCTTGTATAATAGTTCACGGTACTTTTCCCAATACGGCGGAATAGTTTCCATAAAAGTATTTAGGTTACTAACTCCAACATAATCTACTCCGCAAGCATATTTATCTGGAGTTTTAGTCATTCCGCGTAAAACAGCATAACCTCCGTGGCTTCCACCATAAATTGCTACGCGGTCTTTATCTATCCAACCTTGATTTACGACATAATCTACACCATCTTCAACATCATCCATAGCTTTACGGCCTATTTGCCCGAATCCTGCTTTTAAAAACTCTTTACCGTAACCTCCTGAAATTCTAAAATTAACATGCAAAGTAGCATATCCTCGACTTGCAAATAATTGCGCCTCTGGATTAAAGCCCCAGTTATCACGAATTCCCTGTGGCCCACCGTGAGGATTTACAACTAAAGGAACTTGCTTGCCTTCTTCGTAATTGTGTGGTAAGGTAATATAGCCGTGCAAGTCTAGCCCATCTCTACTCTTAAAAGAAATAGGTTTCATACTTGCCATATCTTCAGCCTTAAGATGTGGTAGTAATTTATATAGCAATGTAACCGTATCTTTCTCTACATCGTATAGGTAATATTCGCCAACTATTTTATCGCTGGTTACTGCAACCATATATTTAGATTCATCATCGGTTCTGCCTACAGTGAAGAATTGTTTGTCACCAAATTCTTTTTCTAATCGATTGTAGATCTTTTTATAAGTATCACTTACCGGAATTATATTTGTTTTTTCTCCCGTGTACGAGAAATAGTCGATTTCGTAATTTCTTTTTCTAGAAAGTGCCATTCCAGAAACATCAAACGTGTCGTTGCTAAAAACCGTTTTAATCTTCTTATTCTTTTTTAAATCGTAATGCTGAATCTCGGTTTTATCACCTTCTAAATTCGAGATTACATAAGCATCATCAGGATTATCTGAACCTGGATTAAAAGAAGAAATACCAAAATTATCTCCAAATTCAGTTAATTTCACTTGTTTGTATTCGCCATCTATTTTATACAGCAACTCTGTATTTACTCCATCTACAATTCGAGTAATTGCTCTTAAGTTTCCTTTACGATCAAAATCGTAACCAGCCACCGGTGGTTCACCTTCCTTAACCGTGTATAATTTGGTAACTTCACCTGTATTAATATTAAGACGATAAGGTTCTTCTTGCTGTAGATTATCCTTATTCATCTGCACAATTACATGCGCTTCATCTTCTTTTAAAGATTCCAGAATATTTACTCTTACGCCTTCAAAAGGAGTTAATTCTTTATCATTCTCACCATTTACATCTACTCCATAAACATGGTAATTTTCATCGCCACCTTTATCTTGCATATATAAAATACGGCCATTATTAGCCCAGGAGAATCCGCGTATTAAATCTTCCTCTTGTTTCTTCAATAGGCGTTCGTCTCTGGTTTCGGTATCCATTAAGTATAAATCTCGCTCACCGGATTCTCTACGCTTCATGTAAGCGATAAATTTTCCATCGGGAGATAATTGAAACGCAAATGCCTTTGGTGTTCTAAAATAGTCTTCTACGGAATAGTTATAATTTCCGGTTTCTTTAGCAGCAAGTTTTTTTAATGCTTCTTCGCTAGATGCTAATGATGTATTTCCTGGTTTTGTCTTCAAAGTTTTCTTTAATTTTAGCGGGTACTCTTGCCCCATTTGCTCATAAGTTCCTTCAATGCTTTCGCCGGTAAGCTTCCCGGTATAAGTCATTTTCATTTTAGCCGACTTGATCGTCAACGTATCGTCTTGCAAAATTACCGAATCTAATTCGATTCCTGAAGCGCCCTGGGCAGGAACATCTAAAGTGCCAGTATAGCCATCTTCGGAAGGAAAAATATTAAAAATAAGTTCCAGTTGCATTCCCTGCACTGCCAGTTCTCCGCTATAGGAACCGTTAAGATCTTGTGCCTGTAAGGAAGTTCCTAGGATCAGGATAAATAAAGTAGTTATTAGTTTTTTCATGATAGTTGGTTTACTAATTAGTAGAAACAAAATTTTTTTGTTACACTTCAAACCAACATATCACTTTAATATTTAGACAATTATAAAAACTAAACTGTCTCTTTTTGACAAACGGGACAGTAATAGGTTGTTCTTCCTGAAACTTTGGTTTGTGCAATTTTTCCATTATTACGTGGGCAATCGGCACCTTCTCCTTCTTTCCGGATGGAAGTAATATAAGATTCCGGAACTCGTTTTCCTTCTATCCTAACTTCTTTTACAAGTTCTAAAATTTCAATTATACTTTTAAAAATTGATGTTAGTTGTTTTTGGCTAAGGGTATTAACTTTGGTTTTGGGATGAATTTTAGTTTGAAATAAAACCTCATCGGCATACATATTCCCAATACCGGCAATTATACTCTGATTCATCAATAAGCCTTTTATCGTTCCGGAGCGGCCCTCTGTAAGTTCCAAAAATTCAGATTCTTTTAAATTCAAGGCATCGTTTCCTAGCTTATGAGTTTTTTGAAATTCTTCCAGACTTTCGGCTAAATACAGTTTTGCAAATTTACGCGGACAGGTAAAAGCGAGCTTCGAATGATCTTCAAAAATCAGCTTCAATTGTGTATATTTTGGAGTATCGTCATGCTGGTAAAAATCGAGTTTGCCTGTCATCCCAAAATGCATTACCAAACCACCGCCATTCTTTAATTTCAGAAATAAATATTTCCCCAATCGATCGGTAGACTCAAATTCGTTATTTTTTAATGCTTTCTCAAAATCTGTCTTTGGCGACTGATAGATCTTTTTATCGCCGGTTTCTACCTCTACAATCTTTTTATGCAAAATCGTAGCATCTGCATATTTTTTCTGGTAAGAAACTTCTGGTAATTCTGGCATTGTGCTTTGGTTTAAGATTTAAGGTTTTCGGTTGAGCGTTCAGCCTTCAGCTATCAGCTATTGGCTCATTCAAATTGAGCAATTAGAATTCAAAATAATTTAGTCACATTTTCAAATTATCTTGTCTCTTTTCTAAATTCTAACATCTCAATTCTAACCAATCTAAAATTAAAAATCCTAAAACCGTAATTCGCTAAATTCCTGCTAAAATTTAAAACTTCAACATATCAAGAACAATAAAAATCTATTTGAAAAAACTACAATTTTGGAAAAATATAAATTTATCGATTAAATGGATATTTAGAGATCCAATGGAAACCTCTATTGTTCAGTAAGAAATCTTCACGTCCTTTTCTTTCGGTTTTAAAATAGATACTATCACCTTTAAAAATACCTTCGAACTCATAAACATTCGATTCGGGTTTCATTTTATAATCAAAAAACCCAACTTTACTAGAATCACGTTCCTTTAAATAGATCTTTTGGTCAACGGTATCTATTTCAGCAACGTAATAAAAACCTTCATCGTTCATTTTTTGAAGATACAAAAGCTCTGGCTGATCAAAAATAAGTCGCTTAAATTGTAAACTATCATCTAATAGTACCGATCTTTTCTTATGATTCAGCTGAAATTCATTTAGCTCATAAATTCCGTATAACTCGTGCTTAGGACCAAGGTCACCATAAGTATCTTGTCTACGTATTGTAGAAATCAGTTTTAAAACAACAAATAAAATTAAGAATGAAAACTTGGCAATTTGAATGGTATAATTTTTCCATTTTTCTGAAAATGGTTTTACGTATTCGAATTTAGATACATCACGATTAAGGATAAAAACATTTAATAATCTTTTGCCGTCGATCAAAATCAAAAAGGCTGAAAAAATACATAAATGCAGGGAAAATAATTTTACGGGAATATCATAAGAGATATTCATCATAAAAACATTTAGCATCACTCCAAAACTCAAAACGGCCCCTAATGTTCTAGTTCGTTTGAATATTAGCAGAGTAGCAGCAATAGTTTCAGACCAGCCTGCAAATATGGTATAGGTTTTAGAAAAACCCATATAACTCCAGGCCAGCCCCATTGGTGACATTTCACCAAAAGGAGTTACAAGCCTTATTAAATATGGCTCCCAAAACTGAAGCTTAAAGACTTTAATAATTCCGTAAGTGATTAATACAAATATTAGGTAATAACGAACATATTGTCCTCCTATATAAATGAGTTTCTTTGAATTCATTTTTCTTCGGAACAGTAAGAAAATTACTGTGCAAAGCATAAAACTAAAATCCCTATCAATAAACATCTCACAAAGTCGTATAAAGTATCTCCACTCCCTGTGTTTTGAACATGAAGAGCATCTGAGTTATTCAGAAAAGTCTCAGAGAACCAAGGAACTATAACATGCCATGTATTTCGATCAAATATTCTTTCAAAAAAGTATAGAGGAGTAAATGAGTTTAGCGGAAACGGGAAAATATAAAGGACCGAGTAAATAAAGAAAAACAGAACTACATATTTCAGCAATTCTTCGCCAAAGGAATTGAGTTTCATAATTTTTGATTGATGATTTAAGTCTTAATGAAAAAGCTTTCCTTTAAATAACGAAACTCCAACTATAATATTTTCAGCCTATTATTAAAACAACTTCATCTGCCCATCTTTGTATTGCTCATGTAAGTCACAATTTAACGGCTTTCTTTCTCTATTTTTTAGATACAGTTTTCTAGCAATTTTAAATTGTTGTTTTACCTGATTGGCAAATTCGCCTTCTCCTTTCATCCTGGTTCCAAAACGGCTGTCATTTAAACTTCCGCCGTGTATATTTTCAATTTGGTTTAATACTTTTTCTGCTCTATCAGGCATAGTTTTTTTGATCCAATCGGTAAAAATTCCACCAATAGCACCGTTCAAGCGAACAATAGTATACCCTACACTTAGCGCTCCTCGATTGGCTATTTCTTTAACTAAAGGCATAATCTCATGACTATTAATCGACGGAATAATTGGTGCCATCATTACACTTACGGGGATATTTGCTTCAGCAAGTTTTTCTATAGTTTCCAAGCGTTTTTTAATACTGGCTGTTCTTGGTTCCAGGATTCTTCTAGTTTCTTCAGACAGCGAGGTGATCGAAAGATTTACAGTAATTAGATTGTCCTGCGCCAATTCTTTTAGAATATCTAAATCGCGTTGCACTAACGCATTTTTAGTGATGATCGCAACCGGGTGACGATATTTTAAAAACGTCTGTAATAACTTTCTTGTTATTTGTAGTTGCTTTTCTATTGGTTGGTAACAGTCGGTATTTCCGGATAGCACAATAGGCACCGCATCCCAGCTTTTGCTTCGTAGTTTCTTTTCGAGCAATTCAACAGCGTTTCTTTTTACTAGAATTTTCTGTTCAAAATCTAAGCCTGCGCTGTATCCCCAGTATTCGTGAGAATTTCGAGCATAACAGTAAATACAGCCATGTTCGCAACCCTGATAAGGATTTAAAGAATATTCCATCCCAACATCTGGACTTACAACTTTATTCACAATCGTTTTTGCAAAAGTATCGATCGTGGTAGTCTTGCGTTCCTCAAAATCATCCCCTTCCGCAGCGCAGTAATTTAAAAAATCATCTCTAAA is from Zunongwangia endophytica and encodes:
- a CDS encoding TerB family tellurite resistance protein, which produces MIKWLLAVLGFMYMRFPGAILGFIIGTLLDNWNRNSGGFLQSMMGKQESKVSPGDFELNLLSLCALVIKADGKVSQSELDYVRSYFVRAYGKERANATFRTFNDVIKDRQLSASRISQYLASRTQYPTRLQITHFLFGIAQADGTVSSAEANMIQQIASFLKIGAKDFESIKAMFFKQSPENAYKILEIEKSASDAEVKKAYRKMVKKYHPDKLLDMDEAYKKGAREKFDKVQEAYETIQKERGL
- a CDS encoding BrxA/BrxB family bacilliredoxin, with protein sequence MYPADLVKPMREDLTSIGFEELHTVEDVEAAMKKDGTTLVVVNSVCGCAAANARPGARMSLQNAKKPDNLFTVFAGVDREATDLARGFMVPFPPSSPSMALFKDGELVHMLERHHIEGRPAEMIAENLTGAYDEFC
- a CDS encoding lysophospholipid acyltransferase family protein, whose amino-acid sequence is MKKLLSYPLTVIFYFFFFLTLLIFHPIQWISLKLGGYKAHKKSVDIFNFFLLRCLNLLGTRIIVENKHNIPLERPCIFVANHQGVYDIPPIIWYLRNHHPKFVSKKELGKGIPSISFNLRHGGSVLIDRKNRRESLLKMAKFAKYLKETNRSAVIFPEGTRSRTGQPKKFAASGMQMLFKQMPNALVVPITINNCWQLLKNGSFPLTTGVKLHMKVHEPIEINTSDPESLVALVERTIITDIR
- a CDS encoding HD domain-containing protein, whose protein sequence is MKNEDLIIENTIQFVKDTLKNAEGGHDWFHIQRVLNTAELIAQTENANYFIVQLGALLHDIADSKFHNGDETVGPNLASEFLASQNVSSEVIEHVVNIIQNISFKGGNIEQQFHSDELDIVQDADRIDALGAIGIARTFNYGGFKGRSLYDPEIEPKLNMTKEEYKASNAPTVNHFYEKLLLLKDRMNTKTGAEIAQKRHEFMEQFLDQFYAEWEGSK
- a CDS encoding S9 family peptidase, with amino-acid sequence MKKLITTLFILILGTSLQAQDLNGSYSGELAVQGMQLELIFNIFPSEDGYTGTLDVPAQGASGIELDSVILQDDTLTIKSAKMKMTYTGKLTGESIEGTYEQMGQEYPLKLKKTLKTKPGNTSLASSEEALKKLAAKETGNYNYSVEDYFRTPKAFAFQLSPDGKFIAYMKRRESGERDLYLMDTETRDERLLKKQEEDLIRGFSWANNGRILYMQDKGGDENYHVYGVDVNGENDKELTPFEGVRVNILESLKEDEAHVIVQMNKDNLQQEEPYRLNINTGEVTKLYTVKEGEPPVAGYDFDRKGNLRAITRIVDGVNTELLYKIDGEYKQVKLTEFGDNFGISSFNPGSDNPDDAYVISNLEGDKTEIQHYDLKKNKKIKTVFSNDTFDVSGMALSRKRNYEIDYFSYTGEKTNIIPVSDTYKKIYNRLEKEFGDKQFFTVGRTDDESKYMVAVTSDKIVGEYYLYDVEKDTVTLLYKLLPHLKAEDMASMKPISFKSRDGLDLHGYITLPHNYEEGKQVPLVVNPHGGPQGIRDNWGFNPEAQLFASRGYATLHVNFRISGGYGKEFLKAGFGQIGRKAMDDVEDGVDYVVNQGWIDKDRVAIYGGSHGGYAVLRGMTKTPDKYACGVDYVGVSNLNTFMETIPPYWEKYRELLYKIWYNPGVPEEKTIMDEISPALQVEKIKHPLFVVQGANDPRVNINEADQIVETLREKGVEVPYMVKYDEGHGFGKEENRLDLYKAMMGFFAEHLKVEQVAPVKG
- a CDS encoding Fpg/Nei family DNA glycosylase, which translates into the protein MPELPEVSYQKKYADATILHKKIVEVETGDKKIYQSPKTDFEKALKNNEFESTDRLGKYLFLKLKNGGGLVMHFGMTGKLDFYQHDDTPKYTQLKLIFEDHSKLAFTCPRKFAKLYLAESLEEFQKTHKLGNDALNLKESEFLELTEGRSGTIKGLLMNQSIIAGIGNMYADEVLFQTKIHPKTKVNTLSQKQLTSIFKSIIEILELVKEVRIEGKRVPESYITSIRKEGEGADCPRNNGKIAQTKVSGRTTYYCPVCQKETV
- a CDS encoding PA0069 family radical SAM protein; this translates as MSNAQDYIKGRGAQRNVSNRFDANSHEFRDDFLNYCAAEGDDFEERKTTTIDTFAKTIVNKVVSPDVGMEYSLNPYQGCEHGCIYCYARNSHEYWGYSAGLDFEQKILVKRNAVELLEKKLRSKSWDAVPIVLSGNTDCYQPIEKQLQITRKLLQTFLKYRHPVAIITKNALVQRDLDILKELAQDNLITVNLSITSLSEETRRILEPRTASIKKRLETIEKLAEANIPVSVMMAPIIPSINSHEIMPLVKEIANRGALSVGYTIVRLNGAIGGIFTDWIKKTMPDRAEKVLNQIENIHGGSLNDSRFGTRMKGEGEFANQVKQQFKIARKLYLKNRERKPLNCDLHEQYKDGQMKLF